GAATCGTCATCCCGATTTCAAGCGGATCGGTAGACGCGATCACCTTGTGCCGCGCATCCAGCACGCGTGCCGTGGCCCCGTGCATGGCGCCCGCCAGCTCGAACAACGCCAGGTTCCAGTGCCGCGCAATATCGTCACGCGCGTCGAGCTTCTGCCCGGAAGCACGCAGCTCCTCGACCGTCCGGTCCACGGCCGCCAGGACCAGCTCGTCCACGCGATCCTGCGCATGCCGCCGAAGCTCGCGCATGCCCACGTGTACGATCGCCCCAAGCCCCGCGAGATACACCAATACAAGGGTTAGTCCGAACCAGCGCGGAATCTCCTCCGCCGTCCAGAAGGCCTTGAACTCATCCCATAATCCGCGCGCACTCACGTTCACGGACGTCTCTTCGCACCGGGTGAAATTGATTCTCCGTATGCTTATCGAATCCGGGCGGCGACGGCGTTAGGCCGCCCCAAGACTTATCATCCCATTCCCGACTTGATGACGACGGCAGCGCGCCCGGATAAATTCGCACGCCCAATAAGATCCCGTCCACGCACAATTCACAGAAGGGCGCCACGATAACCAGCGGTCATGTGACGTTGCCCTGGGCCCGCTCTCGCTCATGTCCACGGTGCCCGATAAACGTCCGACCGTTGCCAGCGACCAGTAACTTCAATCGCCGGCGAATACGCCTCATCGTTTCAACGAACTTGTTTCACACCTTTCCTCGCCCGCAAGACACACGCAGGTTGCGAGTGAGTTCATTCACGGGCAAGCCGACCCACTGCCCCTTCCCGCCCGCTTCCGGTGAAGCCCCTTCCTATCGACTGCCGATAACAAAGGACCGTCTCTCATCGTATAGTGTCATCAATGTGACACCTTTCTGGGACGACGGCTGTGAATTCGGCGAACCAGCTTCATGCGCGTACTGATTACAGGACACCGCGGTTATGTTGGCTCCGTTCTCGCGGGTTACCTGCGCAGCGCGCACTTTGAAGTCGTCGGATTGGACGCCGATCTGTACCGCGGCGCAGATCTGGGACGCGTGAGCGTCGATGTGCCGGAATTCGTCTGTGACTTCCGGGACGTTACCTTCGCCGATCTCCTATCTTTTGACGCGGTCGTCCATCTCGCAGCGCTGTCCGACGATACTTCCGGCGAAATCGACGCGCACCTCACCACCACGATCAACCACGCCGCCGCCGTCCGCTTCGCTCTGGAATGCCGCCGCGCCGGCGTATCCCGCTTTCTCTTCGCATCCTCGTGCAGCGTGTACGGGCGGGGCGGATTGGATCTGTTGAGCGAGGACGCGCCGCCCAATCCTCGAAGCGCCTACGCGGCATCGAAGCTCGCCTGTGAAAACGATCTGCTGATGCTGGCCGGGGGCGATTTCTGCCCTGTCGCCCTTCGGCTCGCCACCGTCTACGGAATGTCCCCCCGCCTGCGCATGGACACCGTCGTCAACGAGTTGACCGGTGCGGCCGTCACCTCGGGTCGTGTGAACCTCAAGTCGTCCGGCACGGCCTGGCGCCCCCTGGTCCATGTCGAGGACGTCGCCCGGGCGTTCGCCGCCGCCCTGCTCGCCGATGTTCACGACGTCCGAGGCCGGGTCTTCAACGTCGCCCCGCAAGGTGCCAACCACCGCGTCATGGAAATCGCCGACGCGATTGTCGAGTGGGTGCCCGATTGCGTGCGCGGATCCGCACGGCAGTCTTTCGACAGCCGGTCCTACCGCGTCGACGGCTCGCGACTGCTGGAAGCCTGTCCCACCCTCAAATTCCGCTGGACCCTGCCCCAGGGAATCCGGCAACTGCGCGCCGCAATGATTGGCGCCGGCCTGACCTTCGCGGATTGGCGCAGCGACCGCTTCCGCCGCGCCCCCCGCCTCCACGCCCTCCAGGAGCGCGGCAAACTCGACGGCGACTTGCGCCGCCGTAACGAAGTGGCCGTCTGATCGCCGATAGACCAGGTGGACGACCGACCTCCCAGGAACATGCTCCGGACGGCCGCGTATGCGCATCCTGCTCGTTCAGACCTGGTATCCGGAGTTTCTCACGGAGCTTTACCGCGCGGAGCCCCAGCTCGCCCGGCTTCCCTTCGAGCCTCAGCTTCAGCGTCTCTTCGATACCGCTTTTGGTATTGGCAACGCCTATTCACATGGCCTGCGGAAGGCAGGATGCGACGCCTGCGAGGTCATCTGCAACGCCGACGAAGTCCAGGCGCGCTGGGCGACCGAGCATGGATTGGCGCTGGAAGGCAACATCCATGACCGCCGTCGGCAGATCATCGCCGCGCAGGTCGAGCATTTCCGCCCGGATGTCCTCTACGTTTTCGAGTGGTCGCCGCTCGGTGACGCCTTTCTGAACGACATGCGCGGCCGGGTTCGCCTGCTGACCGGGCAGATCGCCTCCCCCCTGCCGGCCAATCGCACGTTTGCCGCCTACGACCTGATGCTCTCCTCTTGGCCGCCTGTCGTGAATTACTTCCGCACGCACGGCACCCCCGCCGTTCCCTTTCGGCTCGGCTTCGACGAGCGCGTTCTGTCAGGCCTGGCGAGCCGAAGATCAACCGGAGGCGCAGAAAAGAAGTATGACATTACCTTTGTGGGCGGCTTCGCTCCGTCGCATCGCAACCGCATTCCATTCCTCGACGCCCTGCTTCGAATCCGCCCCGTGGACATATTTGCCTACGGCATCGAAACCGTGTCCCCATCCTCCCCGATTCACGCTCACTACCGTGGCCAGGCGTGGGGTTGGCGCATGTACGAAGTCCTTGAAGCATCCCGGATTACGATCAATCTGCACGCGGAGATCGACGTTCGGGGAGATGTTTCCCACCGCTTCGCAAACAACATGCGCCTCTATGAAGCCACAGGCGTCGGCACGTGCCTCCTCACCGAATCGCGTGATAACCTGGGAGACCTATTTGAAATAGGACGAGAAATCGTGGCGTACGATGATCCGGAGGAGGCCGCGCGGAAGATATCACACCTTCTGGCAAACGACACCGCCCGCCGCGGAATCGCCAAGGCCGGTCAGCAACGCACGTTGCGCGAGCACACTTACTCATCCCGCACGCAGGAGCTTGCCCGGATTCTGGACGAAGCCCTCAGAAACTCACAGCGTTCCGTCGGAACGGTGAGCACCGTCCCTCTGTGAAAAAGGATAACGCTCCGCATCCTATCCTTGTTACCACCCGTCCGAGAAGCAGCGCTGCGCGTAGCGGTTCTTATCGGACGCTGCTCCGGTTTCGGACAAACGCCATAATCGTTCCAACCACAGGCCGTGCAACGAGTTCCCAAGGTCCGCGTACTGAGGAGAACAATCGGTTGCCGATAATCTGGGCATGTCCCCTGCCGATGCAACACCCGCACTTTCTTCCGATGCCCGCGAGCATCTTCTCCACCTCGCCCAAGCCGGCGATCTGGAGAATTGCGGCCCCTTCCGCGTTCGCATCAACGACGGCCCGAATTTCTACATGCTTCACAAGGACGTCTTCGTCCGCCGGGTATACCACTTTGCGACCGACCGGCCCGCGCCGCGAATCCTCGATTGCGGGTCGAACATCGGCATGACCGTCCTCTACTTCAAGATGGTCTACCCGCAGGCCCGAATCACCGCCTTCGAGCCCGACCCGGAGGTTCTCCCATACTTGCACGAGAATCTCGAAGCCAACCGAATCACCGATGTCGAAGTTGTCAGGGCGGCGCTTTCGTCCTCCCCTGGAGCCGCCGACTTCCTCGCCGATGCCCGGTACGCCAGCGCCCTGTCCCCGTATGCCGTGGACGCCAGCGCCCCCGGCCACCGGTCGACCACGGTGAATTGCGTAAGCCTGCGCGACTACCTCGGGGAACCGGTCGACTTTCTGAAGATGAATATCGAGGGAGCCGAAACGGACGTGCTGGAGGATTGCGGTCCGGCGCTTCGCAACGTGCGGGCACTTGCCGTCGAGTATCACCATCTTCCGGGCCTGCCGCGGACGTTGCACCGCCTTCTCGCTTTGCTCGATCAGCAGGGCTTCGATTACCTCGTTCACGACTTCGACCGCGAGACCAACCCGGCGTGCGAGCCCCCCTTCCGCCTGGGGCCGAACACGCGTTACTACCTGCTCGTTCACGCCCGCCGGAGGGACTGACGCCGTGCCCCAAGCAACACCCGACAAGCTCGACAGGCAGCGCTCCACGGACGCGGCCATCAACGGGCCTCCATCCGTCTCGGCCGTGTACTTCGGGTCGCTGGGGCAAACCGAGCCGATCAGCCGGGTGTTCGGGCTCGATCGCGGGCAGTGCATCGACCGCTATTACGTCGAGCGTTTCTTGAACGCACACGCTGAAGACATCCGAGGCCGCGTGCTGGAAGTCGCCGAGAACACCTACACCCGCCAATTCGGAGGCGATCGGGTTACGCAGTCTGACGTGCTGCATCTGACCGGCACCCGCCAATCGACCATCGTTGCGGACCTCACCCGCGGCGACGGACTCGCGACCGGTGCTTTCGACTGCATCATTCTCACCCAGACCCTTCAGCACATCTACGACTCCCGCGCCGCGATGCAAACGATCGAGCGCATCCTGGCACCCGGCGGCACGTTGCTCGTCAGCGTCCCCGGCATCAGCCAGATCAGTCGCTACGACATGCAGCGCTGGGGCGACTACTGGCGCTTCACGTCGCTGGCGCTGCGGCGGCTTCTGGAGGAGGCGTTCGCGCCGCAGCAGGTCGAGGTGCAGGCATTCGGCAACGTGCTGCTCGCGACGGCGTTTCTGCAAGGGCTCGTCGTCGAAGACCTCCCGCACGATGCTCTGGGCTTCAATGACCCGGACTACGAGTTGATTGTCTGCGCGCGGGCATCGAAGAGTGAGACGCCGTCATGAGTCCTTCTCGAACGCCAGCCTTGGCCGGACCGCGACGGGACGTGTTCGCATCGCCGATCGACCTGATCCTTCTGTACCATCGTGTGGCCGACACCCCGTCTGACCCGCAGCTTCTGGCGGTTTCTCCGCAAAACTTTGCCGAGCAACTGTCCGCACTGCGCGAGGTGTTCGACATTGTCCCCCTTGGCTCGCTGTGCGTGGCGCGATGCACCCGGCCGCGCGTAGCCATCACCTTTGACGACGGCTACGCAGACAATCTGCATCACGCCAAGCCCCTGCTGGAAGCGGCCGAGGCCCCGGCAACCGTCTTCGTCGCCAGCGGCCACACCGACAACGGATACGAATTCTGGTGGGACGAACTGGAGCGCCTCGTTCTGACGCCGTCGCAATGGCCCGCTCCATTCGAATTGCGTTTGGGAGGCGACTCGATCCTCGTCGACGCCGGTTCCGCCGCGACGTACACGCAAGGACAATGGACGCGATACCGCACATGGGATGTAACCGCCGCGGATGACCCCACACCCCGGCATCGGCTCTATCGAACGCTCTTCGACCGCCTGCGGCCGATGGCAGACGCGACGCGACGCACTGCGCTCGACGACTTGGGCGCATTCGGCAAACCGAGGTGCGCGAGTGAATCGCCGGAAATCCAGGACCCGACTCGCCGGCCGATGTCGCCGGACGAATTGCTTGGCATCGCTTCCGGTGGGCTTATCGAAATCGGTTCGCATACCGTCACGCACC
This region of Phycisphaerae bacterium genomic DNA includes:
- a CDS encoding SDR family oxidoreductase, with product MRVLITGHRGYVGSVLAGYLRSAHFEVVGLDADLYRGADLGRVSVDVPEFVCDFRDVTFADLLSFDAVVHLAALSDDTSGEIDAHLTTTINHAAAVRFALECRRAGVSRFLFASSCSVYGRGGLDLLSEDAPPNPRSAYAASKLACENDLLMLAGGDFCPVALRLATVYGMSPRLRMDTVVNELTGAAVTSGRVNLKSSGTAWRPLVHVEDVARAFAAALLADVHDVRGRVFNVAPQGANHRVMEIADAIVEWVPDCVRGSARQSFDSRSYRVDGSRLLEACPTLKFRWTLPQGIRQLRAAMIGAGLTFADWRSDRFRRAPRLHALQERGKLDGDLRRRNEVAV
- a CDS encoding glycosyltransferase; the encoded protein is MRILLVQTWYPEFLTELYRAEPQLARLPFEPQLQRLFDTAFGIGNAYSHGLRKAGCDACEVICNADEVQARWATEHGLALEGNIHDRRRQIIAAQVEHFRPDVLYVFEWSPLGDAFLNDMRGRVRLLTGQIASPLPANRTFAAYDLMLSSWPPVVNYFRTHGTPAVPFRLGFDERVLSGLASRRSTGGAEKKYDITFVGGFAPSHRNRIPFLDALLRIRPVDIFAYGIETVSPSSPIHAHYRGQAWGWRMYEVLEASRITINLHAEIDVRGDVSHRFANNMRLYEATGVGTCLLTESRDNLGDLFEIGREIVAYDDPEEAARKISHLLANDTARRGIAKAGQQRTLREHTYSSRTQELARILDEALRNSQRSVGTVSTVPL
- a CDS encoding FkbM family methyltransferase, translating into MSPADATPALSSDAREHLLHLAQAGDLENCGPFRVRINDGPNFYMLHKDVFVRRVYHFATDRPAPRILDCGSNIGMTVLYFKMVYPQARITAFEPDPEVLPYLHENLEANRITDVEVVRAALSSSPGAADFLADARYASALSPYAVDASAPGHRSTTVNCVSLRDYLGEPVDFLKMNIEGAETDVLEDCGPALRNVRALAVEYHHLPGLPRTLHRLLALLDQQGFDYLVHDFDRETNPACEPPFRLGPNTRYYLLVHARRRD
- a CDS encoding methyltransferase domain-containing protein → MDRYYVERFLNAHAEDIRGRVLEVAENTYTRQFGGDRVTQSDVLHLTGTRQSTIVADLTRGDGLATGAFDCIILTQTLQHIYDSRAAMQTIERILAPGGTLLVSVPGISQISRYDMQRWGDYWRFTSLALRRLLEEAFAPQQVEVQAFGNVLLATAFLQGLVVEDLPHDALGFNDPDYELIVCARASKSETPS
- a CDS encoding polysaccharide deacetylase family protein, which codes for MSPSRTPALAGPRRDVFASPIDLILLYHRVADTPSDPQLLAVSPQNFAEQLSALREVFDIVPLGSLCVARCTRPRVAITFDDGYADNLHHAKPLLEAAEAPATVFVASGHTDNGYEFWWDELERLVLTPSQWPAPFELRLGGDSILVDAGSAATYTQGQWTRYRTWDVTAADDPTPRHRLYRTLFDRLRPMADATRRTALDDLGAFGKPRCASESPEIQDPTRRPMSPDELLGIASGGLIEIGSHTVTHPLLAAQSLEEQAFEIHASKRRLEDILGRSVTIFSYPFGTRRDYSPDTVHLVQEAGYELACSNFVPKKATGRSHEATKPRSHEGGRRSDEGEEMKTRRKKGQDDDVAPTSHYGDRFQLPRVLVRDWDGDTLMRRLAEVAAGA